One region of Papaver somniferum cultivar HN1 unplaced genomic scaffold, ASM357369v1 unplaced-scaffold_131, whole genome shotgun sequence genomic DNA includes:
- the LOC113332526 gene encoding callose synthase 10-like isoform X3 — protein MARAISNWERLVRTTLQREQLLSSGQGSIERKSSGIAGAVPASLKGGGNNIDLILQAADEIQAEDPNVSRIMCEQAYSMAHDLDHNSDGRGVLQFKTGLLSVIKQKFSKRDGERIDRNRDIERLWEFYLLYKRRHRVDDIQKEEQKWRESGTFSVTLGELEHRSLEMKKIFATLRALIVVMEALHKGADPDGVGKKIMEELRRIKKTDGALTGELNTYNIVPLGAPSLTNAIGMFPEVKAATSAIRYTESFPRLPADVEVSGMRNLDMFDLLEYVFGFQKDNIKNQRENVILSVANAQTRLSLPVGTEPKIDEKAVTEVLLKVLDNYIKWCKYLHIHPVWNSSLEAINKDRKLFLVSLYFCVWGEAANVRFLPECICYIFHHMAEELNEKLDHSEAQPAKSCTGDNGSVSYLEQVISPIYETMAKETSILNSGKAAHSDWRNYDDFNEYFWSPTCFELKWPMKKDSSFLLHPKGRKRVRGTHFYVIPLSRSNYFWVLSFFLELLQTAKSSFVEHRTFLHLYRSFHRLWIFLVLMFQSLTIIAFNDGRMDLNTFKEVLSIGPTFAVMCFIESSLDVLLMFGAYTTARGMALSRLFIRFFWFGISSVAITYIYVMVLKERKDQNSNYFRLYILILSVYAALRVFLALFLKFPASHTLSERTNQSFFQFFKWIYEERYFVGRGLFERMGDYSRYVCYWLVVFVCKFTFAYFLQIQPLVKPTNVIIGLRNLQYSWHSIISKNNGNALTVLSVWAPVVAIYIMDIHIWYTLLSAIIGGVMGARARLGEIRTLEMLHKRFESFPAAFAKKLVSSQAVRMPVDSESQDSEEINKAYASVFSPFWNEIIESLREEDYISNRERDLLCIPSNSGSLRLVQWPLFLLSSKILLARDLATVCKDSQADLWASICREEYMAEAVRECYYSIEKILHSLVEGEGRLWVEKIFREINDSVLNGSLLVTLNMKKLPLVLSRFTALVGLLKLDPTPELARGAAKAMYELYEVVTQDLVSSNLREQLDTWNILVKARNEGRLFSRIQWPNSPEIKEQLHRLYLFLTVTDSGDNIPKNLEARRRLQFFTNSLFMDMPVAKPVSEMIPFCVFTPYYGETVLYSSDELMDENDDGISTLFYLKTIFKDEWFNFLERIGREVSIKDEELLASPTDNLELRFWVSYRGQTLARTVRGMMYYRRALMLQSYLEKRRIEDNGYSGSRFPTTQGFELSREARAQADLKFTYVISCQIYGKQKQDKAPQAADIALLLQRNEALRVAFIHEEESGTTDGKIKKEFYSKLVKADLNGKDQEIYSIKLPGNPKLGEGKPENQNHAIIFTRGEAIQTIDMNQDNYLEEAMKLRNLLEEFKGDHGLRPPTILGVREHVFTGSVSCLAWFMSNQETSFVTLGQRVLAYPLKVRMHYGHPDVFDRIFHISRGGISKASRVINISEDIFAGFNSTLRQGNITHHEYIQVGKGRDVGLNQIALFEGKVAGGNGEQVLSRDVYRIGQLFDFFRMLSFFFTTVGFYVCTMMTVLTVYIFLYGRAYLALSGLDSGISREAKMSDNISLTAALNAQFLVQIGIFTAVPMIMGFILELGLVKAVLSFIVMQLQLCSVFFTFSLGTRTHYFGRTILHGGAKYKATGRGFVVEHIKFAENYRLYSRSHFVKALEVALLLVVFIAYGYSDGGGISYVLITISSWFLVFSWLFAPYIFNPSGFEWQKNVEDFDDWTSWLLYKGGVGAKGDKSWESWWEEEQSHIQTTRGRILETILSLRFFFFQYGIVYKLHLTGTNTSLTVYGFSWVILVAFVMIFKIFTFVPRKSSILLRFVQGLTAIGLIVLVTLVVVFTKLSVPDLFAGILAFIPTGWAILSIAITWKWIIKHLGLWDSVREFARLYDAAMGLVIFAPVVFISWFPFASTFQSRLLFNQAFSRGLGISLILSGNRKKKSKSKSK, from the exons ATGGCGAGAGCAATTAGTAATTGGGAAAGATTAGTAAGAACAACATTACAAAGAGAACAACTACTGAGTAGTGGTCAGGGTAGTATTGAAAGGAAATCTAGTGGTATTGCTGGTGCTGTACCAGCTTCACTTAAAGGCGGTGGGAATaatattgatttgattttacaaGCTGCTGATGAGATCCAAGCTGAAGATCCAAATGTCTCCAGGATCA TGTGCGAGCAAGCATATTCAATGGCACATGATCTGGATCACAATAGTGATGGCAGAGGTGTACTCCAGTTCAAAACTGGTTTATTGTCGGTTATTAAG CAAAAGTTTTCCAAGAGAGATGGGGAAAGAATTGATCGCAACCGTGATATTGAGCGCCTATGGGAATTTTATCTCCTGTACAAGAGAAGGCACAGGGTGGATGATATTCAGAAAGAAGAACAGAAATGGAGAGAATCTGGAACATTTAGTGTTACACTGGGAGA GCTGGAACACAGATCATTAGAAATGAAAAAGATATTCGCCACCCTGAGGGCTTTAATTGTTGTTATGGAGGCACTACACAAAGGTGCAGATCCTGATGGCGTGGGCAAGAAAATTATGGAGGAG TTGCGTAGAATCAAAAAAACAGACGGAGCATTGACAGGAGAACTTAATACATATAATATAGTGCCCTTGGGCGCACCATCTTTGACCAATGCTATAGGGATGTTCCCAGAA GTTAAAGCTGCAACATCTGCAATAAGATACACCGAATCTTTTCCTAGACTGCCTGCTGACGTCGAGGTTTCTGGGATGCGAAATCTCGATATGTTTGATCTCTTGGAATATGTGTTTGGTTTCCAG AAAGACAATATCAAGAACCAGCGCGAGAATGTAATTCTTTCTGTTGCAAACGCACAAACTCGTCTTAGCCTACCTGTTGGAACTGAGCCA AAGATAGATGAGAAAGCTGTTACTGAGGTTTTGTTAAAAGTACTGGATAATTACATCAAATGGTGCAAATATTTGCACATACACCCTGTTTGGAACAG CAGTTTAGAAGCGATAAACAAGGACAGGAAACTCTTTTTGGTTTCTTTATACTTCTGTGTTTGGGGGGAGGCTGCAAATGTCCGCTTTCTTCCGGAATGCATTTGTTATATATTTCACCAT ATGGCAGAAGAGCTAAATGAGAAATTGGACCATAGCGAGGCGCAACCAGCTAAAAGCTGTACTGGTGATAATGGTTCTGTGTCTTACCTTGAACAAGTCATTTCTCCCATTTATGAAACAATGGCAAAG GAAACTTCTATACTTAACAGTGGGAAAGCTGCACACTCAGATTGGAGGAATTACGACGACTTCAATGAGTATTTCTG GTCTCCTACTTGCTTTGAGTTGAAATGGCCAATGAAGAAGGACAGTTCGTTTCTATTGCACCCTAAAGGGCGGAAAAGGGTAAGAGGAACTCATTTCTATGTAATCCCCTTGTCTCGTAGTAATTATTTTTGGGTGCTCAGTTTTTTTCTTGAACTCTTGCAGACAGCTAAAAGCAGTTTTGTGGAGCACCGGACATTTCTTCACCTTTATCGAAGTTTCCATCGACTATGGATATTTTTGGTCTTAATGTTTCAG AGTCTGACAATTATAGCTTTCAATGACGGAAGAATGGACCTCAATACTTTCAAGGAAGTACTCAGTATTGGACCAACATTTGCTGTCATGTGCTTCATAGAGA GTTCTCTTGATGTCCTGCTTATGTTTGGGGCTTATACTACAGCGAGAGGAATGGCGCTCTCACGCCTTTTTATTCGCTTCTTTTGGTTTGGCATCAGTTCAGTAGCTATAACATATATTTACGT GATGGTTCTTAAAGAGAGGAAGGACCAGAACTCTAACTATTTTCGGTTATATATTCTTATTTTGAGTGTTTATGCTGCTTTGCGAGTATTTCTTGCATTGTTTCTTAAGTTTCCGGCTTCTCACACTTTGTCAGAAAGGACTAATCAGTCCTTCTTTCAGTTTTTCAAGTGGATTTATGAG GAGCGATACTTTGTGGGTCGTGGCCTGTTTGAGAGGATGGGTGATTATTCGAG ATACGTGTGCTACTGGTTAGTTGTCTTTGTGTGTAAATTCACATTTGCCTACTTTCTTCAG ATACAGCCTCTAGTCAAGCCTACAAATGTGATTATCGGCCTCCGGAATTTACAGTACTCCTGGCATAGTATCATCTCAAAGA ACAACGGTAATGCCTTGACGGTTCTTAGCGTATGGGCTCCTGTTGTGGCT ATCTACATTATGGACATTCACATTTGGTACACTCTTTTATCTGCTATTATTGGCGGTGTGATGGGTGCTCGTGCACGGTTAGGGGAG ATACGGACACTTGAAATGCTACACAAACGTTTTGAAAGTTTTCCAGCAGCCTTTGCGAAAAAGCTTGTGTCTTCTCAGGCAGTAAG GATGCCTGTTGACAGTGAATCTCAG GATTCCGAAGAAATAAATAAGGCTTATGCATCTGTATTCTCTCCTTTCTGGAATGAGATCATCGAAAGCTTGCGtgaagaagattatattagtAACCG GGAAAGGGACTTGCTCTGCATACCTAGCAATTCTGGAAGTCTTAGATTAGTTCAGTGGCCCTTGTTTCTTTTGAGCAGTAAG ATCTTGCTAGCAAGGGATTTAGCTACGGTGTGCAAGGATTCACAAGCAGATCTCTGGGCCAGCATATGTAGGGAAGAGTATATGGCAGAAGCCGTTAGGGAATGTTACTACAGTATAGAAAAGATCTTGCACTCTTTAGTAGAGGGTGAAGGAAGACTTTG GGTTGAAAAGATTTTCCGTGAGATCAATGACAGCGTGTTGAATGGTTCACTCCTTGTAACCTTAAATATGAAGAAGCTTCCCCTAGTGTTGTCAAGGTTTACTGCATTGGTTGGGCTCCTG AAACTTGATCCGACTCCTGAGCTTGCAAGAGGTGCCGCAAAAGCAATGTATGAGTTGTATGAAGTTGTTACACAGGATCTGGTGTCATCCAATTTAAG GGAGCAGCTTGATACATGGAATATTCTTGTGAAAGCTAGAAATGAAGGCCGCTTATTTTCTAGGATACAGTGGCCCAACAGTCCAGAAATA AAAGAGCAGTTGCACCGATTATACCTATTTCTTACTGTAACGGATTCAGGAGATAATATTCCAAAAAATCTTGAAGCACGGAGAAGATTACAGTTCTTTACGAATTCGTTATTCATGGACATGCCTGTGGCGAAGCCTGTTTCAGAAATGATTCCATTCTG TGTATTCACCCCATACTATGGCGAGACTGTGCTATATAGCTCAGATGAGTTGATGGATGAAAATGATGATGGAATTTCTACTCTTTTTTATCTTAAGACAATATTTAAAG ATGAGTGGTTTAACTTTTTGGAACGGATTGGTCGGGAAGTATCCATCAAAGATGAAGAACTGCTGGCGAGCCCCACTGATAACTTGGAGCTTCGGTTTTGGGTATCTTATCGCGGCCAAACTTTAGCAAGGACAG TACGTGGTATGATGTATTATAGAAGGGCCCTGATGTTACAAAGCTATTTAGAAAAGAGAAGAATTGAAG ACAATGGTTATTCAGGATCCAGATTTCCTACAACACAAGGGTTTGAATTATCTCGTGAAGCTCGAGCCCAGGCAGATCTAAAATTTACATATGTGATTTCATGCCAAATTTATGGGAAGCAGAAACAGGATAAAGCTCCCCAAGCAGCTGATATCGCACTTCTGTTGCagag AAATGAAGCCCTTCGAGTTGCATTTATACACGAGGAAGAGAGTGGTACAACTGATGGAAAGATCAAAAAAGAATTTTACTCAAAGCTGGTAAAAGCTGATCTGAATGGGAAGGATCAG GAAATATATTCTATCAAGCTGCCTGGAAATCCAAAGCTCGGAGAAGGGAAACCTGAAAACCAAAACCATGCTATAATCTTCACTCGGGGAGAAGCTATTCAAACTATCGACATGAATCAG GATAACTACCTTGAGGAGGCTATGAAATTGAGAAATCTTCTTGAGGAATTCAAAGGAGATCATGGTCTTCGACCTCCAACTATTCTCGGGGTTAGAGAGCATGTATTTACTGGAAG TGTTTCTTGTTTAGCTTGGTTTATGTCCAATCAAGAAACTAGTTTTGTCACCTTGGGTCAACGCGTTCTGGCATATCCTCTCAA GGTCCGCATGCATTATGGTCATCCTGATGTGTTTGATCGGATATTTCATATATCCCGAGGTGGAATTAGTAAGGCATCGCGTGTTATCAATATCAGTGAGGATATTTTTGCAG GATTTAACTCCACCCTGCGACAGGGTAACATCACACACCATGAATACATTCAG GTTGGAAAAGGAAGGGATGTTGGTCTCAATCAAATTGCGTTGTTCGAAGGTAAAGTGGCAGGTGGGAATGGTGAGCAAGTCTTAAGCAGAGATGTGTACAGGATAGGCCAACTATTCGACTTCTTTAgaatgttgtctttcttttttaCAACAGTGGGTTTTTATGTGTGCACCATG ATGACTGTTCTTACTGTATACATTTTCTTATATGGAAGGGCTTACCTT GCTCTCTCTGGACTTGATAGTGGAATTTCACGTGAAGCAAAGATGTCAGATAATATTTCACTGACTGCTGCTCTAAATGCTCAATTTTTGGTCCAGATCGGAATATTTACTGCAGTCCCAATGATTATGGGCTTTATACTTGAGTTGGGATTGGTGAAG GCTGTTTTGAGTTTCATTGTCATGCAGCTCCAGCTGTGTTCAGTTTTCTTCACATTCTCTCTTGGGACCAGAACTCATTATTTTGGTCGCACAATCCTACATGGCGGGGCAAAA TACAAAGCAACTGGTAGAGGATTTGTTGTGGAACATATCAAGTTTGCTGAGAATTATAGGCTTTATTCACGAAGTCATTTTGTGAAGGC GCTTGAAGTTGCGCTACTCCTTGTTGTTTTCATAGCTTATGGTTATTCAGACGGTGGTGGTATTTCCTATGTATTGATTACAATAAGCAGTTGGTTCCTAGTCTTCTCATGGCTCTTTGCTCCTTATATCTTCAACCCCTCTGGGTTTGAGTGGCAAAA AAATGTGGAGGACTTCGATGATTGGACAAGTTGGCTTCTTTATAAAGGTGGAGTAGGGGCCAAGGGAGACAAAAGCTGGGAATCTTGGTGGGAGGAAGAGCAG AGTCATATCCAAACCACGAGAGGACGTATCTTGGAAACAATCTTGAGTCtgagatttttcttcttccagtATGGCATTGTTTATAAACTCCATTTAACTGGAACGAACACATCACTTACG GTCTATGGATTCTCATGGGTTATACTGGTTGCATTTGTCATGATATTCAAG ataTTCACCTTTGTCCCAAGAAAGTCGAGCATACTGCTGCGATTCGTACAGGGACTCACAGCCATTGGGCTTATTGTTTTAGTTACATTGGTCGTTGTTTTCACTAAATTATCAGTACCAGATTTGTTTGCTGGTATCTTAGCATTTATTCCAACTGGTTGGGCCATTCTATCT ATTGCTATTACATGGAAATGGATCATAAAGCATCTGGGATTATGGGATTCAGTACGTGAGTTTGCTCGACTATATGATGCTGCAATGGGATTGGTTATATTTGCTCCAGTAGTATTTATTTCATGGTTCCCATTCGCATCCACCTTCCAATCTCGGCTTCTCTTTAACCAAGCATTTAGTCGAGGTCTTGGGATCTCACTCATTCTTTCAGGAAACaggaagaaaaaatcaaaatcgaagtcaaaataa